The segment TGCCTTGCGCCCCGCGCCGCTCACTCCCGAGATGGCATCCACCACCACGATTCCGCCCGCGCCCAGACCGGCGCGCAGGGCCGGGGCGGCGGCGAGCGACGTTGCCGTCGGATAGCATCCCGCGCAGCCCACCAGCACGCCCGCGCCCGTCGCCCGAACGCCGGCCAGCGCCTCGAGGTCGGCCCTGAACAGCTCGGGTAGGCCGAATGCGCGCTTTTCGAGCAGATCAGGCCGGGTGTGGGGAACTTTGTACCACGCCTCGTACACCTGCGGATCGTTCAAGCGGAAGTCGGCCGAAAGGTCGATGACGGCGCATCCCCTTTCCACCAAAGACGGCGCGCTGGCAAGCGCCGCCGTGTGCGGAACCGCCAGAAACACCACGTCGCATTCGTCGATCGACTCGTCATCATGGGGGACGAACGCCAGATCGGTCCAGCCGTCGAGCGCCGGGTAAGCCGAAGAAAGCGACCGACCGGACAGCTCTGACGACGTAGCTGCGACAAGTTCGAATCGGGGATGGCGCAACACCAGGCGAACGATCTCGATCCCGGCAAAGCCCGACGCCCCGACAACGCCAACCTTGACAGACATGACGCTCCTCCAAACCCGCGAACCCCGCAGGGTTCCTCGATCCAAGAAACCGTTACCCGCAAAGGCGGCGGCACGCGCCGCCAGCATCCACCAGCATACCCCTAAATCGCGCAAGCGGCCCGTCGTTTCGGGATCGAAACAACAGATCGCCCGGAAGCCCTTCAGGAACGGCTCCACCCTCCCTGGTCGCAATTGAGGATGCTGGTGTCGAACAGCAGACGCTCCAGCACGGATGGCGACATGGCGACCAGAGCCTCTCGGCCCCGAGCGTCGATCACCACGAACGGTTCGGACGAGGATCCGACGGCTTGGACCAGGCTTTCCACACCATCCAGTCGTTCGAGATCAAGCGTGTTCATAAGGCTATCCCCTTTCGCGATGCGAGCGAACGACGAAGGAGGGCGTCGAAACGGCTCAAAAAAGGGGCCGCCTCGCCGAACGCATCGGAGAAGCGGCCCGGTTCCTGTTCGCTTGAGTATAGCATAAAAACGAACGTTTGTTTGTGTTTTAAGGTTCGCTGCGCGGGGAATCTCCGAAGAAAACGGGGAGATGACCGGACTCGCGATCCCTGAACGCCAGGGATCCGACCACCATCAGCAGCAGGGAAACCGCCAGCCCGATGGTGATCTGATGCAGGCCCATGAACTTGATTCCCAAGGCCATGCACACGCAATACGCCGCCGTTCCCCCGACCATCGACAGCAGGGCGCCGTACCTATTGGCCCGCCGCCAGAACAGCGCCCCCAGGAACACCCAGCAAAACGCGGTTTCCAGCCCTCCGAACGCGAACATGTTGATCTGCCAGATAACCGCGGGCGGAGTGACGGCGAGCACGAACACGATAAGGCCGATCCCCAGGGTAACGCCTTGGCTCGACACCTCGATGGCGCGGTCGGAAGCGGTTTTCCCCGCGCGCTGCCCGTAGTGGATCCAGATGTCTTTGATGATCGCGGAGGACGCCGCGATCAGGAGGGAAGACACCGTGGAGATGGATGCGGCGATGGGGCCGATGATGGCGATGCCGGCAAGCCAGGGAGGCAGCGTCGAGACGATCGCCGTGGGGATGATGTTGTCGATGCTGCCCCCGTACGCCGCGATGTCGTCGGTGAGCACACCGGCCGACATGGTCCCAAGCGCCGTGCAGCCGATGAGCATCGCCCCGATTATGACGGTTCCGAGCACCATGGCATGGCGAAGCGACTTCGCATCCTTGAAGCCCATGGTGCGCACGGCGGACTGGGGAAGGCAGAACGTAAAGATGCCGACGATAAGCCACTGGGTGAAGTAGAGGCCGTAGGGCATGTGCCCTCCCGACAGGGGCTCCATCATCTCGGGATGGTTCCGCTCGATGGTGGCCATGAGGTTGTCCCAGCCGCCGCCCGCGTGCAGGATGCCCCCGGCCAGCACGAAGATCCCCACCAGCATCGCGATGCCGCACAGCGCGTCGGTCACGGCGACGCCCCTGAAGCCGCCGATGGTCGTGAAGATGATCACCGCCAGGCCGAACAGTACCAAGCCGGTGAGGTAGGAATACCCGGTAACCGCCGCGAACAGCTTGGCTCCGCCGACGAACTGAGCGATCATGGTCGTTCCGAAAAACACTACGATCACCAGCGCCGCGATGATCGCCAGCGCGTCGGAGCGATACCGGGCGCGCAGCACGTCGATCACCGTCACCGCGTTCAGCTTGCGCGAGACCAGCGCCATCTTCTTGCCCATGATGCCGTACAGCAAGAACAGGGCCGTCACCTGGACGGCGGCCATATACACCCATCCCCAGCCGATGGTCCAGGCCTGACCCGGCCCTCCCACAAACGAGCTCACCGACCCGTAGGTGGCGATGGTCGTCATAGCCAAAACGAACGCTCCGAGGCTGCGGTTGCCGATGAAGTAGTCGTTCACGAAACCCGCGCCCGAGCGCGACCGACGTCGGGCGAAGATGCTGAGCGCCAGGGCAACCAGCAGAAACAGGATGACGGGGACAAGCCCGGCGATGTTACCCACGGTTCTTCCCCTCCTCGTCGGAAACCTCGATGCCGCCGTCGGGCCCGGATGCGCGGCAACCGTCCTCGTCATCCAGGCTGAAATCGACGAACACCCGCTTGTCCAGGTAGACTGCGCATGCGATTGCGCATATCCACGCCCCGACCGTTCCGCATATCACCCACAGCGGCGTATGGGCCACCTTGATGTCGAGTCCGGCCAGACCGAAGCCGCCCACCGCCCACACGACGATGGTCACAGCCAAGGCGACGACGGTGGCACGCGCCTCCCGGTCGGCCTGCTTCAGCTTATCGCGATACGTGACGCGATCCTCCATGTTGCCCTCCCTTTGCAACAAGGGCCGGCGCTTCAGCCGGCCCCTCGCGATTACCAGGAAATCAGTTCGAACCCTGATTCCGTCACTACCACCTGCACCTCCCACTGGGCGCTCGGCAAACCGTCGGCAGTGCGGACCGTCCACCCGTTCGGGTCGGTCATGTCGATGTCCGCCTTGCCCATGTTCACCATTGGCTCGATAGTAAAGCACATACCCGGAACCAGAATCGGCCCGGTTCCGGCCATTTCAACGAAACTGACGAACGGATCCTCGTGGAATTCGATCCCGCAGCCGTGACCGCCGAACTCGCGCACGACGCTGAAACCGGCGTCGGTCGCCACTTTGTTCACCGCCGCGCTGACATCTCCCAGGTGAGCCCAAGGCCGCACCGCCTCCATACCCGCCTCGACCGAGCGTTTCGTCACCTCCACCAGGCGCCTCCACTCCGGATCGACCTGCCCGATGCAGAACATGCGCGAGGAGTCGGAGAAGTAGCCTCCCAGGATCGTGGACATGTCGACGTTGACGATATCGCCGTCGCGCAGCACCTCGTCCTCGGACGGGATCCCGTGGCACACCACCTCGTTGATCGAGGTGCAGACGCTTTTCGGGAAGCCCTCGTAGTTCAGGTCGGCGGGAACCGCCCCCCGCTCGATGCAGTAGTCGTGGACCCATCGGTCGATATCGGCCGTGGTGACGCCCGCTTCGATATGCGCCTCGACGTAGTCGAGGGCGCCCACGTTCACCTCGGCGCTGCGCTTGATCCCCTCGATATCGGCGGGGGTCTTCAGCAGGCTGCGCGGAAGAACCTCTTCCCCTTCGTCCCATAGCCGCTGAAGCTTCTCGTCGAAGTCGCGGTGGCATTTCTTGTACTTCTTCCCCGACCCGCACCAGCACTCGTCGTTGCGACCGGGGCTTTCGATCCCATCGTACATGGCTACCTCGCATATCCAAGCGGCAGCCCCCTAAAGGAGCTGCCGCACATCCAGGCTGTTCCGTTAAAGTAAACCACGGTTCATCTAGCCGCGAACCTCTGCCCCGGTCGCTCCACAAACCTTCTTGACCAGACGCTCGTGGGCGCGCTCCACCTCTTCGCCGGTAAGCGTTCGGTCGGCTGCGCGGTAGGAAAGCGCGTAAGCCATGGACTTCTTGTTCGCCCCCAGGCGGTCTTCGTCGCGATACACGTCGAACAGGCGGGCGCTTTCCAGCAGCTTGCCGCCCGCAGACGACATGCACTGCATCAGCCGTTCGTGCGTGACGTCCTCGTTCACCACGAAGGCGACGTCGACCGACACCTCGGGCAGCGTCGGCACGTCCACGTAGTCGCGCGCAGGACGGCTCGATTTGCCCAGGGCCTGAACGTCCAGCTCGAACGCGACGACGGCCGGAGTCGCGTCGAACGCCTCGACGGCGAGGGGGTGGATCTCGCCGACCCAGCCCAGGATGGTGCCCCCGCTCAGCACCTCGGCCGCACGACCGGGCTGCAGGTGGGGAGCCGCGTCGGCCTCCAGGGCGCGCCAACGGACCTTGGGAACCGCCAGCTCGCGCAGCAGGCTCTCGACTGCGCCCTTCCCGTCGAAGAAGTCGAACGGACGCGCCTCGGCGTTCCAAGCCGCCTCGGCCATCGCACCGGCGAGAACGCCGGCGACCTTCTGCCGCTCCTTGGGCTTTTTGGCCCCTTCGCGCGCAGAGAACACCGTTCCGCGCTCGTAGAGCTGGATGTTCTTCACACCATGGTTCTGGTTGTAGGCGACGCTGCGCAAAAGGCCGGGAACGATGCTCTGACGCATCACCGACTGGTCGGCGTTCATGGGATTCAGCAGCTCGACGGCATCCCCCAAGCTGACAGGGTCCATGCGCAAGCGCTCGATGTCGGTCGGATCGGCGAACGAATAGGTCATGGTCTCGTTCAGCCCGCTCGCGCGCAGGGTTGCGTCGATGAGCGCGAAAAGCTTCTGGTCATCGGTGCGGTGCCCGACGCGTCCCGGGCTCGCGGGAAGCGTGGGCTTCACCCGATCCATCCCCCACAGACGCAGCACCTCTTCGTACAGATCGATCTCGCGTGCGAGGTCGGGACGGAACGTAGGCGCGACCACGGACAGCGCATCGGGATCCGACGACTGATCGACCTCGCAGCCCAGGCGCTCGAGAATATCCGCGATGTCTTCGACGGGAACCTCGATCCCCATCATCTGCGTGAAGCGGGGGACGCGCAAAGTCAGGCTGCACGGCTGCGTGCGCTCCTCCCACACATCAACCAGGCCGGGAGCCACGGAACCGCCCGTCACCTCGGCGATGAGCGCCGCAGCCATCGCCGCGTAGTCGGCTACGGGGTTGTCGTCCACCGTGCGCTCGTAGCGCAAAGACGACTCGCTGATCAGGCCGAGGCTGCGGCTGGTGCGGCTGGTGTGCGAACGGTCGAACGTCGCGGCCTCGAGCAGAACCTTGGTGGTCGACTCCGAGATCTCGGTATCGAGCCCTCCCATGACGCCCGCCAGGGCGACCGGGCCGAACTCGTTGGCGATGACGGTCATATCCGCAGACAACTCGCGCTCTTCCCCGTCGAGCGTCGTCAGCTTCTCGCCCTCGGCCGCCGGGCGCACCTGGATGCGCGCCTTGCCGTCCTTCGACACCACCTTGTCGAAATCGAAGGCGTGAAGGGGCTGTCCGAACAGGAACAGGATGTAGTTCGTGACGTCCACCACGTTGTTCACGGGACGGGCGCCCGCTGCAGCGATGCGCTCGACCAGCCAATCGGGGCTGGGGCCTATCTTGACGCCCTCGATCACGCGCGCCGTGTAGCGCTTGCTGCGGGCAGGGTCGGCGATCGCCACCTCGACCTGTTCGGAGGCAGAAACGAGCGACCCGTCCTCCTCCAGCTCGTAGAGGGGGTAGGTCACCGGGACGCGGTACATGGCCCCCACTTCGCGCGCCATCCCCGCCACGGACAGGCAGTCGGGGCGGTTCGGCGTGATCTCGAGGTCCAGCACCGTATCGGAAAGCCCCAGGTAATCCGCATAGGGAACCCCGATGGGAGCATCCTCGGGAAGGATGATGATGCCGTC is part of the Berryella intestinalis genome and harbors:
- a CDS encoding YhdT family protein, which gives rise to MEDRVTYRDKLKQADREARATVVALAVTIVVWAVGGFGLAGLDIKVAHTPLWVICGTVGAWICAIACAVYLDKRVFVDFSLDDEDGCRASGPDGGIEVSDEEGKNRG
- the argC gene encoding N-acetyl-gamma-glutamyl-phosphate reductase, which translates into the protein MSVKVGVVGASGFAGIEIVRLVLRHPRFELVAATSSELSGRSLSSAYPALDGWTDLAFVPHDDESIDECDVVFLAVPHTAALASAPSLVERGCAVIDLSADFRLNDPQVYEAWYKVPHTRPDLLEKRAFGLPELFRADLEALAGVRATGAGVLVGCAGCYPTATSLAAAPALRAGLGAGGIVVVDAISGVSGAGRKATDKTHFCFAHEGASAYGVGNHRHIPEIEQILGIEGRLVFTPHLAPYSRGLLSTVTFEAGPRDVDQESLEAIYSDFYEGSRFVRFLGGSVQPSTASVTGTNAAQVSAVYDPRTNTIIATCAIDNIGKGAAGQAVQCANIVCGLPEAAGLELVSTPV
- the panF gene encoding sodium/pantothenate symporter; translated protein: MGNIAGLVPVILFLLVALALSIFARRRSRSGAGFVNDYFIGNRSLGAFVLAMTTIATYGSVSSFVGGPGQAWTIGWGWVYMAAVQVTALFLLYGIMGKKMALVSRKLNAVTVIDVLRARYRSDALAIIAALVIVVFFGTTMIAQFVGGAKLFAAVTGYSYLTGLVLFGLAVIIFTTIGGFRGVAVTDALCGIAMLVGIFVLAGGILHAGGGWDNLMATIERNHPEMMEPLSGGHMPYGLYFTQWLIVGIFTFCLPQSAVRTMGFKDAKSLRHAMVLGTVIIGAMLIGCTALGTMSAGVLTDDIAAYGGSIDNIIPTAIVSTLPPWLAGIAIIGPIAASISTVSSLLIAASSAIIKDIWIHYGQRAGKTASDRAIEVSSQGVTLGIGLIVFVLAVTPPAVIWQINMFAFGGLETAFCWVFLGALFWRRANRYGALLSMVGGTAAYCVCMALGIKFMGLHQITIGLAVSLLLMVVGSLAFRDRESGHLPVFFGDSPRSEP
- the pheT gene encoding phenylalanine--tRNA ligase subunit beta, yielding MKVSLKWLGEYVDVPADLKAFCDRLDLTGTGVEGVEVQGQTFDKVVTAQVLTKVEHPDSDHMFVTTVDVGPWNLGEDGNPAPLQIVCGAQNFNAGDHIVTALEGAVLPGDFKIKKSKKRGVVSYGMNCSSAELGLGSDADGIIILPEDAPIGVPYADYLGLSDTVLDLEITPNRPDCLSVAGMAREVGAMYRVPVTYPLYELEEDGSLVSASEQVEVAIADPARSKRYTARVIEGVKIGPSPDWLVERIAAAGARPVNNVVDVTNYILFLFGQPLHAFDFDKVVSKDGKARIQVRPAAEGEKLTTLDGEERELSADMTVIANEFGPVALAGVMGGLDTEISESTTKVLLEAATFDRSHTSRTSRSLGLISESSLRYERTVDDNPVADYAAMAAALIAEVTGGSVAPGLVDVWEERTQPCSLTLRVPRFTQMMGIEVPVEDIADILERLGCEVDQSSDPDALSVVAPTFRPDLAREIDLYEEVLRLWGMDRVKPTLPASPGRVGHRTDDQKLFALIDATLRASGLNETMTYSFADPTDIERLRMDPVSLGDAVELLNPMNADQSVMRQSIVPGLLRSVAYNQNHGVKNIQLYERGTVFSAREGAKKPKERQKVAGVLAGAMAEAAWNAEARPFDFFDGKGAVESLLRELAVPKVRWRALEADAAPHLQPGRAAEVLSGGTILGWVGEIHPLAVEAFDATPAVVAFELDVQALGKSSRPARDYVDVPTLPEVSVDVAFVVNEDVTHERLMQCMSSAGGKLLESARLFDVYRDEDRLGANKKSMAYALSYRAADRTLTGEEVERAHERLVKKVCGATGAEVRG
- a CDS encoding methionyl aminopeptidase; the encoded protein is MYDGIESPGRNDECWCGSGKKYKKCHRDFDEKLQRLWDEGEEVLPRSLLKTPADIEGIKRSAEVNVGALDYVEAHIEAGVTTADIDRWVHDYCIERGAVPADLNYEGFPKSVCTSINEVVCHGIPSEDEVLRDGDIVNVDMSTILGGYFSDSSRMFCIGQVDPEWRRLVEVTKRSVEAGMEAVRPWAHLGDVSAAVNKVATDAGFSVVREFGGHGCGIEFHEDPFVSFVEMAGTGPILVPGMCFTIEPMVNMGKADIDMTDPNGWTVRTADGLPSAQWEVQVVVTESGFELISW